One part of the Arabidopsis thaliana chromosome 1 sequence genome encodes these proteins:
- a CDS encoding basic helix-loop-helix (bHLH) DNA-binding superfamily protein (basic helix-loop-helix (bHLH) DNA-binding superfamily protein; FUNCTIONS IN: sequence-specific DNA binding transcription factor activity; INVOLVED IN: regulation of transcription; LOCATED IN: nucleus, chloroplast; EXPRESSED IN: 22 plant structures; EXPRESSED DURING: 13 growth stages; CONTAINS InterPro DOMAIN/s: Helix-loop-helix DNA-binding domain (InterPro:IPR001092), Helix-loop-helix DNA-binding (InterPro:IPR011598); BEST Arabidopsis thaliana protein match is: sequence-specific DNA binding transcription factors (TAIR:AT3G17100.2); Has 250 Blast hits to 250 proteins in 13 species: Archae - 0; Bacteria - 0; Metazoa - 0; Fungi - 0; Plants - 250; Viruses - 0; Other Eukaryotes - 0 (source: NCBI BLink).), whose translation MVESLFPSIENTGESSRRKKPRISETAEAEIEARRVNEESLKRWKTNRVQQIYACKLVEALRRVRQRSSTTSNNETDKLVSGAAREIRDTADRVLAASARGTTRWSRAILASRVRAKLKKHRKAKKSTGNCKSRKGLTETNRIKLPAVERKLKILGRLVPGCRKVSVPNLLDEATDYIAALEMQVRAMEALAELLTAAAPRTTLTGT comes from the coding sequence ATGGTGGAGTCTCTGTTCCCGAGCATCGAAAACACAGGTGAATCGTCTCGAAGAAAGAAGCCGAGGATATCAGAGACGGCGGAGGCGGAGATAGAGGCACGACGTGTCAACGAAGAAAGCTTGAAGAGATGGAAAACGAATCGTGTGCAACAGATCTACGCTTGTAAGCTCGTCGAAGCTTTACGCCGAGTTCGTCAGAGATCTTCCACCACCAGCAACAACGAGACCGATAAACTCGTCTCCGGCGCGGCGAGGGAGATACGTGATACGGCGGATCGAGTTCTAGCTGCGTCCGCTCGTGGTACGACTCGGTGGAGCAGAGCGATTTTAGCGAGTCGCGTCCGAGCGAAGCTGAAGAAACATAGAAAGGCGAAAAAGTCAACGGGAAATTGTAAATCGAGAAAAGGTCTCACGGAGACGAATCGGATTAAGTTACCGGCGGTTGAGAGAAAACTGAAGATTCTTGGCCGTTTGGTTCCTGGTTGCCGGAAAGTCTCTGTACCGAATCTTTTAGATGAAGCGACCGATTACATCGCAGCGTTAGAGATGCAGGTTCGAGCCATGGAGGCTCTCGCCGAACTTTTAACCGCAGCCGCACCACGGACGACGTTGACCGGAACTTAA